From the Peromyscus leucopus breed LL Stock chromosome 8b, UCI_PerLeu_2.1, whole genome shotgun sequence genome, one window contains:
- the Kif2b gene encoding kinesin-like protein KIF2B, which produces MASQFCVPLAPRLSPLKPLKSHFTDFQVGICVAIQRRDKRIHLAVVTEINRENSWVTVEWVEKGVKKGKKIELETVFLLNPALASAEHQRSQRPLRPVSATPSTAIGDQRTATKWIAMIPHRNETPSGDSQALVVPSNPCLMKRKKSPCLREIEKLQKQREKRRRLQLEIRARRALDINTGNPNYEIMRMIEEYRRHLDSSKISSLEPAEDHRICVCVRKRPLNERENTMKDLDIITIPSHNVVTVHESKQKVDLTRYLENQTFCFDHAFDDTASNELVYQFTARPLVESIFRKGMATCFAYGQTGSGKTHTMGGAFSGKAQDCSKGIYALVAQDVFLLLRNPAYEKLELKVYGTFFEIYGGKVYDLLNWKKKLQVLEDGNQQVQVVGLQEQEVSCVEEVLTLVELGNSCRTSGQTSVNAHSSRSHAVFQLILKSGGKLHGKFSLVDLAGNERGADTAKANRKRQLEGAEINKSLLALKECIRALGKNKSHTPFRASKLTQVLRDSFIGQNSSTCMIATISPGMTSCENTLNTLRYANRVKELALEARPYHHCLSPAGHEVPLMLEKDNTNSEKSLQRDKFIQIPIIQSEEEKESDEITLTKDPAASWRRSSQWWEAIQETADGINCDVDFCIAQSLSILEQKIGVLTEIQRKLQLLRADLQKKNQVE; this is translated from the coding sequence CTAGCCCCACGCCTCTCACCCCTTAAACCTTTGAAATCCCACTTCACAGACTTCCAGGTGGGCATCTGTGTGGCGATCCAGCGCAGGGACAAACGGATCCACCTGGCTGTGGTCACAGAGATCAACAGAGAAAACTCTTGGGTCACAGTAGAGTGGGTTGAGAAAGGAgtcaaaaagggaaagaagatcGAACTAGAGACTGTGTTTCTGTTGAATccagctctggcctctgctgaACACCAACGGTCACAGAGACCCCTGCGCCCAGTCTCCGCAACACCCAGTACTGCCATCGGGGACCAGCGAACAGCCACCAAGTGGATTGCGATGATCCCGCACAGAAATGAAACGCCATCAGGGGATAGCCAAGCCCTGGTGGTCCCCAGTAATCCTTGTCTGATGAAGCGGAAGAAATCCCCCTGCCTAAGGGAAATTGAAAAGCTGCAGAAGCAGCGAGAGAAGCGCAGGCGACTGCAGCTAGAGATCCGAGCTAGACGAGCGCTTGACATCAACACTGGAAACCCGAACTATGAGATTATGCGTATGATTGAGGAGTACCGCAGGCATCTGGACAGCAGCAAAATATCCAGCCTGGAGCCCGCAGAAGACCACCGGATCTGTGTGTGCGTGAGGAAGCGCCCTcttaatgagagagagaacaccatgAAGGACCTAGATATCATCACTATCCCCTCGCACAATGTGGTCACGGTGCACGAATCTAAACAAAAGGTGGACCTAACCCGCTACTTGGAAAACCAGACCTTCTGTTTTGACCATGCTTTCGATGACACGGCATCCAATGAGTTAGTTTACCAATTCACTGCCCGGCCTTTGGTGGAGTCCATCTTCCGGAAGGGCATGGCCACTTGCTTTGCCTATGGGCAGACTGGCAGTGGAAAAACCCACACCATGggtggagccttttctggaaagGCTCAAGATTGTTCGAAAGGCATTTACGCCCTGGTGGCTCAGGATGTCTTTCTCCtgctgagaaaccctgcctatGAGAAACTGGAACTCAAAGTCTATGGGACATTCTTTGAGATTTATGGTGGCAAAGTCTATGATCTGTTAAACTGGAAGAAGAAGCTTCAAGTCCTCGAGGATGGAAATCAGCAAGTGCAAGTTGTGGGGCTGCAGGAGCAGGAGGTGTCTTGTGTGGAGGAAGTCCTGACTCTGGTGGAGCTCGGAAATAGCTGTCGGACTTCCGGACAGACCTCTGTCAACGCCCACTCATCCAGGAGTCACGCGGTGTTCCAGCTCATCCTTAAGTCAGGAGGGAAACTGCATGGCAAGTTTTCCCTTGTTGACTTAGCTGGGAATGAAAGGGGGGCAGATACTGCCAAGGCCAACCGAAAGAGGCAGCTGGAAGGGGCTGAAATAAATAAGAGTCTCCTAGCCCTGAAGGAATGCATCAGAGCCTTGGGTAAGAACAAGTCTCATACCCCATTCAGAGCCAGCAAACTCACGCAGGTGCTCCGGGACTCCTTCATAGGTCAGAACTCCTCCACATGCATGATTGCTACTATCTCACCTGGAATGACTTCGTGTGAAAACACCCTCAATACTTTAAGATATGCAAACAGAGTTAAAGAATTAGCCCTAGAGGCCAGGCCCTACCATCATTGCCTCTCTCCAGCTGGTCATGAAGTACCACTAATGTTAGAAAAGGACAATACAAATTCAGAAAAGTCCCTTCAGAGGGATAAATTTATTCAAATACCTATTATACAgagtgaggaagaaaaagaaagtgatgaaATCACATTAACAAAGGACCCAGCAGCTTCATGGAGGAGATCTAGCCAGTGGTGGGAAGCCATCCAGGAGACAGCTGATGGAATAAACTGCGACGTGGATTTTTGCATTGCCCAGTCACTGTCCATTCTGGAGCAGAAAATCGGTGTGCTGACTGAGATCCAAAGGAAGCTCCAATTACTACGAGCTGACctccaaaagaaaaaccaagtcGAGTGA